A section of the Candidatus Poribacteria bacterium genome encodes:
- a CDS encoding YggT family protein has product MPIHNLARFIARLLEFYTLVVFANALLSWFVFGTQNAVIRQIYWFTSRIVDPVLSPIRNLLEPVSRSFGIDISPFILIILLQILARMLW; this is encoded by the coding sequence ATGCCTATACACAACCTCGCTCGGTTCATCGCTCGATTGCTTGAATTTTACACATTAGTAGTTTTCGCAAACGCTTTGCTTTCTTGGTTTGTTTTCGGCACACAAAATGCAGTCATCAGGCAAATCTATTGGTTTACAAGTCGCATCGTCGATCCAGTTTTAAGCCCGATTCGGAACCTACTTGAACCCGTGTCTCGGAGCTTTGGTATTGACATTTCGCCTTTTATACTGATTATTCTTTTACAGATTCTGGCGCGGATGCTCTGGTGA
- a CDS encoding cupin domain-containing protein, whose translation MPFFVIDEQPEKKVFDGASIRTLHGEKLMMSFVNLKPHSVVAEHSHPHEQMGMVLEGTFELTIDGESQILKKGDAYLIPSNVKHSAKAFDEPAVALDIFSPPREDYKP comes from the coding sequence ATGCCTTTTTTTGTGATTGACGAACAACCCGAAAAAAAAGTTTTTGACGGAGCCAGCATCCGCACCCTTCACGGCGAAAAACTGATGATGTCTTTCGTTAATTTGAAACCGCATAGTGTTGTCGCTGAACATAGCCATCCCCATGAACAGATGGGAATGGTCCTTGAAGGAACATTTGAATTAACCATTGATGGAGAGTCCCAGATCCTAAAAAAAGGGGATGCCTACCTCATTCCGTCCAATGTGAAACACAGCGCAAAGGCTTTTGATGAACCCGCCGTTGCACTTGACATCTTTAGCCCACCAAGAGAAGATTACAAACCGTGA
- a CDS encoding sugar phosphate isomerase/epimerase has translation MQNDTRKRFGFDAPKHKPIEASIQWAAENGFRYIDFQADVPPNDIAAFDTARVSTVRDLCERHEIAIGIHPSSAINNAEYVPLMSEAVDSYLYANLELAQRLGCGWLIGHGGYHFGDVAQRRDAAIERIQRLVARAEQSEIIIFFENHNREPEHAEIHYIPHNVAETHWFFDEIRSPYFKWAFNVAHGHLVPEGWQGFLDAFGVENIGQVRLNDNTGEYEIHLVPGEGTIDFADLFTQLNNRGYDGWFSLGFGNDADKIRVRDEFAGYL, from the coding sequence TTGCAGAATGATACGAGAAAACGCTTCGGATTTGATGCACCAAAACATAAACCGATTGAGGCATCGATCCAATGGGCGGCAGAAAACGGATTCAGATATATCGATTTCCAAGCCGATGTCCCCCCGAATGACATTGCTGCGTTTGACACAGCGCGTGTCAGTACAGTGCGCGACCTGTGCGAAAGGCATGAAATAGCTATCGGCATCCATCCATCTTCCGCAATTAATAACGCCGAATATGTACCCCTCATGTCTGAAGCCGTTGACAGTTATCTCTATGCGAATTTGGAACTCGCGCAGCGGCTCGGTTGCGGTTGGCTCATCGGGCATGGCGGTTATCATTTCGGTGATGTCGCCCAACGCCGAGACGCTGCGATTGAGCGCATCCAACGATTGGTCGCGCGGGCAGAGCAATCGGAAATAATCATCTTCTTTGAGAACCACAACCGAGAACCGGAACACGCCGAAATCCACTACATTCCCCATAACGTCGCCGAAACGCACTGGTTTTTCGACGAAATCCGTTCCCCATATTTCAAGTGGGCATTCAATGTCGCACACGGACATCTCGTGCCTGAAGGCTGGCAAGGCTTCTTAGACGCTTTCGGCGTAGAGAACATCGGTCAGGTCCGCCTCAACGACAATACAGGCGAGTATGAAATCCATCTCGTTCCCGGCGAAGGCACGATCGATTTTGCGGATCTGTTTACCCAATTAAATAATCGTGGTTATGACGGTTGGTTCAGTCTCGGCTTCGGCAACGATGCAGATAAAATCCGCGTCCGAGATGAGTTCGCTGGATATTTATAG
- the pgeF gene encoding peptidoglycan editing factor PgeF, whose product MKIYHAIQELEATGIVTAGVSLRHGGISRSPYASLNLAEHVGDDPNAVAANRKMLFQKTGLTALRYCRQVHGTDIIDGANLPPATGTQPPEADALVTAQCEVALGIFTADCVPIFVLDVETPAIGIAHAGWRGTLARIAVNTLARMKTLFGTVAANCQIHLGPSIQQCCYTVSTELLTQFTDHFGGTVRSGTNLNLQSANVNQLVEIGVPTAAISVSPFCTACRTDLFYSHRAEHGQTGRMLSFIRLNSKN is encoded by the coding sequence GTGAAGATTTATCACGCAATTCAGGAACTTGAGGCAACAGGTATCGTCACCGCTGGCGTGAGTCTACGCCACGGTGGGATCAGTCGCAGCCCTTACGCCTCCTTGAATCTTGCCGAACACGTCGGTGATGATCCCAACGCAGTTGCAGCCAACAGGAAGATGCTCTTCCAGAAAACCGGTTTAACGGCGCTGCGTTACTGTCGTCAGGTTCACGGCACCGATATTATTGATGGAGCTAACCTACCACCGGCAACCGGGACGCAACCTCCAGAAGCGGATGCACTCGTCACTGCTCAGTGCGAAGTAGCCTTAGGCATTTTCACCGCTGATTGTGTCCCCATTTTCGTATTAGATGTCGAAACGCCCGCGATCGGTATTGCCCATGCAGGGTGGCGGGGCACGCTCGCACGGATAGCAGTAAACACCCTCGCCCGGATGAAGACGCTATTTGGAACAGTTGCTGCAAACTGCCAAATCCATTTAGGTCCATCCATCCAGCAGTGTTGTTATACCGTCAGCACGGAGCTGCTTACCCAATTTACCGACCACTTCGGCGGCACCGTCCGCAGCGGCACAAACCTGAACCTACAATCGGCTAATGTTAATCAATTGGTTGAAATAGGTGTCCCCACCGCCGCCATTTCAGTATCGCCATTTTGTACCGCCTGTCGCACAGATCTTTTTTATTCGCATCGCGCTGAGCACGGACAAACAGGCAGAATGCTTTCATTTATTAGGCTCAACAGCAAAAACTAA
- the tatA gene encoding twin-arginine translocase TatA/TatE family subunit — protein sequence MGGIGGIEIFIILVVALVIFGPQKLPEMGRSLGKAIREFKSAGTEIQDELTKAADEIDKDPEPNIKPPKAS from the coding sequence ATGGGCGGAATAGGCGGAATAGAAATATTTATAATCCTTGTGGTCGCGCTCGTCATTTTCGGACCCCAAAAATTACCGGAAATGGGGCGTTCACTCGGGAAAGCGATTCGGGAATTTAAGAGTGCCGGTACCGAGATCCAAGATGAACTCACAAAGGCAGCCGATGAAATTGATAAGGACCCGGAACCGAACATCAAACCCCCGAAAGCCTCATAA
- a CDS encoding Gfo/Idh/MocA family oxidoreductase — MSKLNIALVGAGRRGGGAHLPVIAKLKEVYNLVAICDIDEETATRYAKEYGATPYTNVRDLVAREALDVVDITVPGVAHHAIACFMADAGVHILCETPIAVTLPTADLMIESAKANNVKLEIAENYYRAPRERFLSEVIRADVIGEVARIYRIFYEGGYHGMSMLRLRAGGEPKSALGITQTTPVIPIIDRMKRHHTSERWSLGFIEFDNNATALMVYSNVIHARSLGRGQTGISQIDGSKGTIVGEDIYVTPADELQSGAKGIAYKPKRTTIDVDGTNVIENISLELPDKTVTWENPLKNYPLSEGQIAVADELLSIATAVLNDSEPEYGAVLGRQDQEMNIAMGESGKRSKETIVFPLTELTETEHGTHESYQQQYGHPIEDIEAGIDTFFPRR, encoded by the coding sequence ATGTCCAAACTCAATATCGCTTTAGTTGGCGCAGGACGACGCGGCGGCGGAGCGCATCTACCCGTTATTGCGAAACTCAAAGAGGTCTACAACCTCGTCGCGATTTGCGATATAGACGAAGAGACCGCAACCCGCTATGCCAAAGAATACGGCGCGACCCCTTACACCAATGTCCGTGATCTCGTCGCCCGTGAAGCACTTGATGTCGTTGATATTACCGTACCGGGTGTCGCCCACCACGCAATCGCATGCTTTATGGCGGATGCTGGCGTTCACATTCTCTGTGAAACCCCTATTGCTGTCACACTCCCTACAGCGGATCTGATGATTGAAAGTGCCAAGGCGAATAATGTCAAACTTGAGATAGCCGAAAACTATTATCGGGCACCACGCGAACGGTTTTTATCCGAGGTGATCCGAGCAGATGTGATCGGCGAGGTCGCTCGTATCTACCGGATCTTTTATGAAGGCGGTTATCACGGCATGAGTATGCTCCGTCTCCGTGCCGGTGGCGAACCGAAGTCAGCACTCGGTATCACCCAGACAACGCCTGTAATTCCGATCATTGACAGGATGAAACGTCATCATACCAGCGAAAGGTGGAGCCTCGGGTTTATTGAGTTTGACAACAACGCAACAGCCCTTATGGTGTACTCCAATGTCATCCATGCGCGTTCCTTGGGACGCGGGCAAACCGGGATTTCGCAGATTGACGGTAGCAAAGGCACTATCGTCGGTGAAGATATCTATGTGACACCCGCCGATGAACTACAATCTGGTGCAAAAGGTATCGCTTACAAGCCGAAGCGCACCACAATTGATGTGGATGGGACTAACGTCATTGAGAATATCTCATTGGAACTACCAGACAAGACTGTCACTTGGGAAAACCCACTTAAGAACTACCCTCTTTCTGAGGGGCAGATCGCAGTCGCAGATGAACTGCTCAGTATCGCCACGGCTGTACTTAACGATTCGGAACCCGAATATGGCGCAGTGCTCGGTAGACAGGACCAAGAGATGAACATCGCAATGGGCGAATCTGGCAAGCGCAGTAAGGAAACGATCGTCTTTCCGCTCACCGAGTTAACTGAAACAGAGCATGGCACCCACGAAAGTTATCAGCAACAATACGGACATCCCATAGAAGACATTGAAGCCGGAATTGATACCTTCTTTCCACGTCGCTAA
- the tatC gene encoding twin-arginine translocase subunit TatC produces the protein MEAKESNDVAMTFWEHLEELRRRIIIAAIAIGAFTVLCLSFSKPIEKVIMFPLRTSMNTLIANAIDTTVGGDGSIFGFLAVTLRAGSSSIDAVLMKVGPLEGIMAFLKLGVTAGILLALPIIIYQVWAFIFPALNREEKRFAVPLFLIIVAFFTIGAVFAYFIVVPVVLQFSAQLFPEMPNMWDLENYLSLVTKLILGFGIAFELPIVMAFLSRIGVINARGFREKQNYALLGICVISALLTPADPWSMLLMAIPLFILYQLGIFFAYLVEKEQEVYG, from the coding sequence ATGGAAGCTAAGGAATCTAACGATGTCGCAATGACCTTCTGGGAACATCTGGAGGAACTCCGGCGGCGAATCATCATCGCTGCAATCGCAATCGGTGCTTTTACAGTGTTGTGTCTATCCTTTAGTAAACCCATTGAGAAGGTTATTATGTTCCCGTTGCGGACATCTATGAACACACTGATTGCCAATGCTATTGATACCACAGTCGGCGGTGATGGCTCAATATTCGGGTTTCTTGCCGTCACTTTGCGTGCTGGATCTTCCAGTATCGATGCCGTACTCATGAAAGTCGGACCCTTAGAAGGTATCATGGCGTTCCTGAAATTGGGGGTTACTGCCGGTATTTTGCTCGCATTGCCAATAATCATTTATCAGGTCTGGGCATTCATTTTTCCCGCGTTGAATCGTGAGGAAAAGCGATTCGCTGTGCCGCTTTTTCTTATCATCGTCGCATTTTTCACTATCGGTGCTGTTTTCGCCTACTTTATTGTCGTCCCGGTAGTCCTACAGTTCTCCGCACAGCTGTTTCCAGAGATGCCGAATATGTGGGACTTGGAAAATTATCTAAGCCTTGTAACGAAGTTAATCTTAGGCTTCGGGATCGCTTTTGAGTTACCGATAGTGATGGCATTCCTGTCCCGTATCGGTGTGATTAACGCACGCGGCTTTCGTGAAAAGCAAAACTATGCTTTATTGGGTATTTGTGTGATTTCGGCACTGCTGACACCGGCAGATCCATGGTCGATGCTGTTGATGGCAATACCGCTCTTCATTTTGTATCAACTCGGCATTTTTTTCGCCTACCTCGTTGAAAAGGAGCAAGAAGTGTATGGCTAA
- a CDS encoding YggS family pyridoxal phosphate-dependent enzyme — translation MNSVASNLFSINERIARAAERSHRTPDAVELVAVTKGRSVPEMQAVLTAGVTNIGENRVQEAQQKYAAVNSIVDAASSGPADKTCRWHLVGHLQRNKVKAALDMFSLIHSVDSLRLLAEIARRSEAQARRMKVLIQVNTTRETSKYGLNSEDLLAFMADAQAYPTANIIGLMTMGQLSPSPDANRPAFALLRSLAAKVEAEGFPGVTMQYLSMGMTNDFEVAIEEGANLVRIGRAIFEPTVE, via the coding sequence TTGAATTCCGTTGCCAGTAATCTCTTCAGCATCAACGAACGTATCGCCCGCGCAGCAGAACGGAGTCACCGCACACCGGATGCAGTAGAACTTGTTGCTGTTACAAAAGGACGTTCAGTACCGGAGATGCAGGCGGTTCTCACTGCAGGTGTTACAAACATCGGTGAAAACCGAGTTCAAGAAGCGCAACAAAAGTACGCAGCAGTCAATTCTATTGTGGATGCTGCCAGTTCCGGTCCCGCTGATAAAACATGCCGATGGCATCTCGTTGGGCATCTACAAAGGAATAAGGTTAAAGCAGCGCTTGATATGTTTTCCTTGATTCATTCGGTTGACAGTTTGCGGCTTTTAGCAGAGATAGCGCGCCGATCCGAAGCGCAAGCACGACGAATGAAGGTTCTCATTCAGGTAAACACGACTCGCGAGACAAGTAAATACGGCTTAAACTCGGAGGATTTGCTGGCGTTCATGGCGGACGCGCAGGCATATCCGACAGCAAATATTATCGGTTTAATGACAATGGGACAGTTGAGTCCTTCACCGGACGCAAACCGTCCTGCTTTTGCTTTACTAAGGTCCCTTGCTGCGAAGGTAGAAGCCGAAGGATTCCCCGGGGTTACTATGCAATACCTCTCTATGGGAATGACAAACGACTTTGAGGTCGCTATAGAAGAGGGGGCAAATCTCGTTCGGATTGGTAGGGCGATCTTTGAGCCTACAGTGGAATAG
- the proC gene encoding pyrroline-5-carboxylate reductase, translated as MSETYLSEPQGIIKNLRLGVIGVGKMGGIVARSIADVVFPAKHIWVTDLDSTLVEQLCKEKGTSDAGDIANLVKKTDVIFCAVPPAAVPSILPQIAHSLSAPQWLISIAAGVTTTTLEAYFQTAPPIVRVMPNISAAVGAAISVLTAGTAVNETHLEISQEIFNACGTSLIMDERHLDAVTGVSGSGPAYVALFIEALADAAVHVGIARADAQKLAIHTVLGAATMLAETQEHPAVLKNRVTTPGGTTAAGLHALECGGLRATLTEAILAATERAKELGNA; from the coding sequence ATGAGCGAAACCTATCTGAGCGAACCGCAAGGAATAATTAAAAACCTTCGATTAGGTGTCATAGGCGTTGGAAAGATGGGCGGTATTGTCGCTCGCAGTATTGCTGATGTCGTATTCCCCGCAAAACACATTTGGGTTACCGACCTTGATAGTACCCTCGTCGAGCAGCTTTGCAAGGAAAAAGGCACCAGCGATGCCGGTGATATTGCTAACTTAGTAAAAAAAACAGATGTTATCTTCTGTGCAGTACCACCAGCAGCTGTCCCAAGTATTCTACCACAGATTGCGCACAGTTTATCGGCACCACAGTGGCTCATAAGCATCGCAGCGGGTGTTACCACCACAACACTTGAGGCTTATTTTCAGACTGCACCACCGATTGTTCGGGTGATGCCAAACATCTCGGCAGCGGTCGGGGCTGCAATATCGGTACTAACCGCTGGCACTGCAGTGAATGAGACACATCTTGAAATCTCACAGGAAATTTTCAACGCTTGTGGCACCTCGCTAATTATGGATGAACGTCATCTTGATGCTGTTACAGGGGTGAGTGGCAGCGGACCCGCTTATGTTGCCCTCTTCATTGAAGCACTCGCTGATGCAGCGGTACATGTCGGTATAGCTCGGGCGGATGCCCAAAAACTCGCAATCCATACTGTGTTAGGTGCGGCTACTATGTTAGCCGAAACGCAAGAACATCCAGCGGTACTCAAGAATCGTGTTACGACACCTGGCGGAACAACCGCCGCCGGACTTCACGCGTTAGAATGCGGCGGCTTACGGGCAACACTCACAGAAGCTATTCTTGCTGCGACAGAACGAGCGAAAGAACTCGGTAACGCATAA